A single Elaeis guineensis isolate ETL-2024a chromosome 15, EG11, whole genome shotgun sequence DNA region contains:
- the LOC105058633 gene encoding growth-regulating factor 4 isoform X2, translating to MMMYGSASRSRYPFTESQWQELEHQALIFKYLVSGIPIPNDLILPIRRSLLLDSPTLCFPHLPSAGWGCFQMGCGRKVEDPEPGRCRRTDGKKWRCSKEACPDSKYCEKHMHRGKRSSRKHVDLSLASNPTSSRLSFPYSPLLSLSPPEAHHVLFPSSSSSESPSMGFSPQYNIPYSHLDTVSLSADRSNRELCALKEDVNEYNFFSEDSGAQREGKFTPLGLSSMGETQQSSDQNLITNFAIALASEDDKVVESEEDSRKPGPFDCFFNEWPQRSKGAWISLEENESKRASYSNTQLSISSSQYHNDD from the exons ATGATGATGTATGGGAGTGCAAGTAGAAGCAGATATCCCTTCACAGAATCCCAATGGCAAGAGCTGGAGCACCAGGCCCTCATCTTCAAATACTTAGTCTCAGGCATCCCCATACCAAATGATCTCATCCTTCCCATCAGGAGAAGCCTCCTGTTGGATTCCCCAACACTGTGCTTTCCTCATCTTCCTTCAG CTGGCTGGGGATGCTTCCAGATGGGTTGTGGGAGAAAGGTAGAGGACCCAGAGCCAGGGAGGTGCAGGAGAACCGACGGGAAGAAGTGGAGGTGCTCCAAAGAGGCCTGCCCAGATTCTAAGTATTGTGAGAAGCACATGCACAGaggcaaaagaagttcaagaaagcATGTGGACTTGTCTCTGGCCTCCAACCCAACATCTTCCCGGCTGTCCTTTCCATATTCCCCTCTTCTTTCCTTGTCACCACCTGAGGCCCACCATGTTCTTTTCCCCTCTTCATCCTCTTCAGAATCTCCTAGTATGGGCTTCTCACCCCAGTATAATATTCCCTATTCTCATTTAGATACTGTGTCCCTCTCAGCTGATAGAAGTAACAG GGAGCTTTGTGCACTCAAGGAGGATGTAAATGAATACAACTTCTTCTCGGAAGACTCTGGGGCACAAAGGGAGGGGAAGTTCACGCCACTGGGGTTGAGCTCCATGGGTGAGACTCAACAGAGCTCTGATCAAAATCTGATCACTAACTTCGCAATTGCTTTGGCTTCTGAGGACGACAAGGTTGTGGAGTCGGAGGAGGACTCCCGAAAGCCAGGTCCTTTCGACTGTTTCTTTAATGAGTGGCCGCAGAGAAGCAAAGGAGCATGGATAAGTTTGGAGGAAAACGAGTCGAAACGAGCATCCTATTCGAACACCCAGCTCTCGATTTCCAGTTCCCAGTATCACAATG ATGATTGA
- the LOC105058633 gene encoding growth-regulating factor 4 isoform X1, producing MMMYGSASRSRYPFTESQWQELEHQALIFKYLVSGIPIPNDLILPIRRSLLLDSPTLCFPHLPSVAAGWGCFQMGCGRKVEDPEPGRCRRTDGKKWRCSKEACPDSKYCEKHMHRGKRSSRKHVDLSLASNPTSSRLSFPYSPLLSLSPPEAHHVLFPSSSSSESPSMGFSPQYNIPYSHLDTVSLSADRSNRELCALKEDVNEYNFFSEDSGAQREGKFTPLGLSSMGETQQSSDQNLITNFAIALASEDDKVVESEEDSRKPGPFDCFFNEWPQRSKGAWISLEENESKRASYSNTQLSISSSQYHNDD from the exons ATGATGATGTATGGGAGTGCAAGTAGAAGCAGATATCCCTTCACAGAATCCCAATGGCAAGAGCTGGAGCACCAGGCCCTCATCTTCAAATACTTAGTCTCAGGCATCCCCATACCAAATGATCTCATCCTTCCCATCAGGAGAAGCCTCCTGTTGGATTCCCCAACACTGTGCTTTCCTCATCTTCCTTCAG tggCAGCTGGCTGGGGATGCTTCCAGATGGGTTGTGGGAGAAAGGTAGAGGACCCAGAGCCAGGGAGGTGCAGGAGAACCGACGGGAAGAAGTGGAGGTGCTCCAAAGAGGCCTGCCCAGATTCTAAGTATTGTGAGAAGCACATGCACAGaggcaaaagaagttcaagaaagcATGTGGACTTGTCTCTGGCCTCCAACCCAACATCTTCCCGGCTGTCCTTTCCATATTCCCCTCTTCTTTCCTTGTCACCACCTGAGGCCCACCATGTTCTTTTCCCCTCTTCATCCTCTTCAGAATCTCCTAGTATGGGCTTCTCACCCCAGTATAATATTCCCTATTCTCATTTAGATACTGTGTCCCTCTCAGCTGATAGAAGTAACAG GGAGCTTTGTGCACTCAAGGAGGATGTAAATGAATACAACTTCTTCTCGGAAGACTCTGGGGCACAAAGGGAGGGGAAGTTCACGCCACTGGGGTTGAGCTCCATGGGTGAGACTCAACAGAGCTCTGATCAAAATCTGATCACTAACTTCGCAATTGCTTTGGCTTCTGAGGACGACAAGGTTGTGGAGTCGGAGGAGGACTCCCGAAAGCCAGGTCCTTTCGACTGTTTCTTTAATGAGTGGCCGCAGAGAAGCAAAGGAGCATGGATAAGTTTGGAGGAAAACGAGTCGAAACGAGCATCCTATTCGAACACCCAGCTCTCGATTTCCAGTTCCCAGTATCACAATG ATGATTGA